The following are encoded together in the Pygocentrus nattereri isolate fPygNat1 chromosome 3, fPygNat1.pri, whole genome shotgun sequence genome:
- the LOC108429917 gene encoding apolipoprotein A-I-like gives MKAFLVLAIVAFTGCQANLFYADEPKPQLEQLTDAFWDYVAQATRTAEDTLKTIRESQLGQEVNARITESTSAASQYAVTLQNKMSPLAQDIMTKITKEAEVLRERLETDLTAVKDKLEPYAEDLKAQIQQRVGELRGAVAPYAESLDSEALKATVLQKTEELRGSLEERVKELQSQLEPYTADLKKKVDEHLQEFQKTVAPLAEDLQARVIERTKMVQQSLAPYAEDLREKLDPYAQNLKDQLASLYESFTKTN, from the exons ATGAAGGCGTTCCTGGTCCTCGCCATTGTGGCATTTACAg GCTGCCAAGCCAATTTGTTCTATGCTGATGAGCCCAAACCACAGCTAGAGCAGCTGACTGATGCATTCTGGGACTATGTTGCCCAAGCAACGCGCACTGCTGAGGACACCCTGAAGACTATAAGAGAGTCTCAGTTGGGACAGGAAGTCAA TGCTAGAATTACGGAAAGTACCAGCGCAGCCAGTCAGTATGCGGTCACCCTCCAGAACAAAATGAGCCCCCTGGCCCAGGACATCATGACCAAAATCACCAAGGAGGCTGAAGTTTTGAGGGAGCGCCTGGAGACAGATTTGACCGCTGTGAAGGACAAACTAGAGCCCTACGCGGAGGATCTCAAAGCCCAAATTCAGCAGAGAGTGGGGGAGCTGAGGGGGGCTGTGGCCCCATATGCCGAGTCCCTGGACTCCGAAGCCCTTAAGGCCACCGTGCTTCAGAAGACCGAGGAGCTTAGAGGAAGCCTGGAGGAAAGGGTGAAGGAGCTGCAGTCCCAGCTTGAGCCCTACACAGCAGACCTCAAAAAGAAAGTTGATGAGCACCTGCAGGAATTCCAGAAGACCGTGGCCCCCCTGGCTGAGGATCTTCAGGCCCGTGTAATTGAGAGAACCAAGATGGTCCAGCAGAGTCTGGCTCCCTATGCCGAGGATCTGAGGGAGAAACTGGATCCCTACGCCCAAAACCTTAAGGACCAGCTTGCCTCTCTTTATGAGTCCTTCACCAAGACCAACTAA
- the LOC108429918 gene encoding LOW QUALITY PROTEIN: apolipoprotein A-I-like (The sequence of the model RefSeq protein was modified relative to this genomic sequence to represent the inferred CDS: inserted 1 base in 1 codon), producing the protein MKVLAVLVLAVFTVCQANLFYADEPKPQLEQLTDSFWNYVAQATRTAEDTLKMIRESQLGQEVNARITESANTASQYAVTLQNQMSPMAQDIISKXTTEAEVLRERLESDLTTVREKLEPYADDLKAQIQQRVEELRVAVAPYAGSLDSEALKATVLQKTEELRGSLEERVKELQSQLGPYTEELRQKVDEHLQEFQKTVSPLAEDLQSQVAQRAAVVQQSLAPYAEDLREKLDPYAQNLKDQLTSLYESFTKAS; encoded by the exons ATGAAGGTGCTCGCTGTACTGGTGCTGGCTGTATTCACAG TCTGCCAAGCCAACCTTTTCTATGCTGATGAGCCCAAACCACAGCTGGAGCAACTGACTGATTCATTCTGGAACTATGTTGCCCAGGCAACACGCACCGCTGAGGACACACTAAAGATGATCAGAGAGTCTCAGCTGGGACAGGAAGTGAA TGCTAGAATTACGGAAAGTGCCAACACAGCCAGTCAGTACGCTGTCACCCTTCAAAACCAAATGAGCCCCATGGCCCAGGACATCATTTCCA TCACCACTGAGGCTGAGGTTCTGAGGGAGCGCCTGGAGTCAGACCTGACTACTGTGAGGGAAAAACTAGAGCCCTATGCTGATGATCTCAAAGCCCAAATTCAGCAGAGAGTGGAGGAGCTGAGGGTGGCAGTGGCCCCATATGCTGGATCCCTGGATTCCGAGGCCCTTAAGGCCACCGTGCTTCAGAAGACTGAGGAGCTTAGAGGAAGCCtggaggagagagtgaaggagctGCAGTCCCAGCTGGGCCCCTACACCGAAGAGCTGAGACAGAAAGTAGATGAGCACCTGCAGGAATTCCAGAAGACAGTGTCACCCCTTGCTGAGGATCTTCAGTCCCAGGTTGCCCAGAGAGCTGCAGTGGTCCAGCAGAGTCTGGCTCCCTATGCTGAGGATCTGAGAGAGAAACTGGATCCCTACGCCCAGAACCTGAAGGACCAGCTTACCTCTCTTTACGAGTCCTTCACCAAGGCCAGCTAA